A region from the Paraurantiacibacter namhicola genome encodes:
- the mutS gene encoding DNA mismatch repair protein MutS yields the protein MAGGATPMMQQYLSLKGEAGDCLLFYRMGDFFELFFEDARVAAGVLDIALTSRGEHDGQPVPMCGVPVHSAESYLARLIKAGCRVAIAEQVETPEEAKARAKREGLPSSKVLVARDIVRFVTAGTLTEEALLEPRRANMLAAVCELRGSVGIAACDISTGRMELEECAPDALPAALARIGASELVAPEGWPAAPDAIPRPASDFASDDGAARLKAIHGTSTLDGFGSFTRAMLAAAAGLVAYLDHAGRGTLPFLLPPVARASDAALAMDEATRTSLEILTAQDGGRAGSLAAAVDRCSTGAGARLLAEDLSAPLRDRAAIEQRLALVAFLHDDPILRADLREVLRALPDIGRALGRIVAGRGSPRDLGQVRDGLVEARRVRDFLQASDERPALLDRLLPDMGGHGALTDLLGRALVPSPPTERQGGGYIAAGYDAALDELRDVSGNARRAIAALEGRYREETDTPSLKIKHNGVLGYFIEVPAKHGDKLMAADSGFTHRQTMANAVRFNSLKLHEEASRISEAGGRALAAEEAHFEELVEAVVTARQAIAATAAALARLDVGAGQAERAAEGGWARPEIAEARCLEIEGGRHPVVEAALAKSGERFVANDCTLGETDRLWLIGGPNMGGKSTFLRQNALIVLLAQAGGYVPASRAKIGLVDRLFSRVGASDNLARGRSTFMVEMVETAAILSQATEDSFVILDEVGRGTSTYDGLALAWAVVEAVHETNRARCLFATHYHELSRLAETCDSLSLHHVRAREWKGELVLLHELAEGPADRSYGLAVAKLAGVPQPVVKRAKSVLDKLEKGRAETGGLAAGLGELPLFAAAAEAEEEECDLLREKLSATDVDALSPREALELLYELKREAGTG from the coding sequence GAAGGGCGAGGCGGGCGATTGCCTGCTATTCTACCGTATGGGCGATTTCTTCGAGCTGTTCTTCGAGGATGCGCGCGTGGCCGCCGGCGTGCTGGACATCGCGCTGACCAGCCGCGGCGAGCATGACGGGCAGCCCGTGCCGATGTGCGGCGTGCCGGTGCACTCGGCCGAGAGCTATCTTGCCCGGCTGATCAAGGCGGGCTGCCGCGTGGCCATCGCGGAACAGGTGGAAACGCCGGAGGAGGCAAAGGCGCGGGCCAAGCGCGAGGGCCTGCCGTCCTCGAAAGTGCTGGTGGCGCGCGACATCGTGCGCTTCGTCACCGCCGGAACGCTGACCGAGGAAGCCCTGCTGGAGCCGCGCCGCGCAAACATGCTGGCTGCAGTGTGCGAGCTGCGCGGCAGCGTGGGAATTGCTGCCTGCGATATCTCGACCGGGCGGATGGAGCTGGAGGAATGCGCGCCCGATGCGCTGCCCGCTGCGCTGGCCCGGATCGGCGCGAGCGAGCTGGTAGCGCCTGAAGGCTGGCCGGCAGCGCCTGACGCCATCCCCCGCCCCGCCAGCGATTTTGCCAGCGATGACGGCGCGGCGCGGCTGAAGGCGATCCATGGCACCTCCACGCTGGATGGCTTTGGCAGTTTCACCCGCGCCATGCTCGCGGCGGCCGCCGGGCTGGTCGCGTATCTCGACCATGCCGGGCGCGGCACGCTTCCCTTCCTGCTGCCGCCCGTGGCCCGGGCCAGCGATGCTGCGCTGGCGATGGACGAGGCTACACGCACCAGCCTGGAAATCCTCACCGCGCAGGATGGCGGGCGCGCCGGCAGCCTGGCGGCGGCAGTGGACCGCTGCTCCACCGGTGCAGGCGCGCGGCTGCTGGCAGAAGACCTCTCCGCGCCCCTGCGCGACCGCGCAGCAATCGAGCAGCGGCTGGCGCTCGTCGCCTTCCTGCATGACGATCCGATCCTGCGCGCGGACCTGCGCGAAGTGCTGCGCGCGCTGCCCGATATCGGGCGGGCGCTGGGCCGCATCGTTGCCGGGCGCGGGTCCCCGCGCGACCTTGGGCAGGTGCGTGACGGGCTGGTGGAGGCACGCCGCGTGCGCGACTTCCTGCAAGCGAGCGACGAGCGCCCCGCCCTGCTGGACAGGCTGCTGCCGGACATGGGCGGCCACGGCGCGCTGACGGATCTGCTCGGCCGCGCGCTGGTTCCTTCGCCTCCCACCGAACGCCAGGGCGGCGGCTATATCGCGGCAGGCTACGATGCGGCGCTGGACGAGCTGCGCGATGTCTCCGGCAATGCGCGCCGCGCCATCGCCGCGCTGGAAGGCCGCTACCGCGAGGAGACGGACACCCCCTCGCTGAAGATCAAGCATAACGGCGTGCTCGGCTATTTCATCGAAGTCCCGGCCAAGCACGGCGACAAGCTGATGGCCGCGGACAGCGGCTTCACCCATCGCCAGACCATGGCCAATGCGGTGCGTTTCAACTCCCTGAAACTGCACGAGGAGGCGAGCCGCATCTCCGAGGCGGGCGGGCGGGCCCTGGCAGCGGAAGAGGCGCATTTCGAGGAGCTGGTCGAGGCCGTCGTGACCGCGCGGCAGGCGATTGCCGCCACGGCAGCGGCGCTGGCCCGGCTGGACGTCGGCGCAGGACAGGCGGAACGCGCGGCGGAAGGCGGCTGGGCACGGCCGGAGATCGCCGAAGCGCGCTGCCTGGAAATCGAAGGCGGGCGCCATCCGGTGGTGGAAGCGGCGCTGGCGAAGTCCGGCGAGCGCTTCGTCGCCAACGATTGCACCTTGGGCGAGACCGACCGGCTATGGCTGATCGGCGGGCCGAACATGGGCGGCAAATCCACCTTCCTGCGCCAGAACGCGCTGATCGTGCTGCTGGCACAGGCGGGCGGCTATGTGCCCGCCAGCCGCGCGAAGATCGGGCTGGTGGACCGGCTCTTCAGCCGCGTCGGCGCATCGGACAACCTCGCCCGCGGACGCTCCACCTTCATGGTCGAGATGGTCGAAACCGCCGCCATCCTGAGCCAGGCGACGGAGGACAGCTTCGTCATACTGGACGAGGTCGGGCGCGGGACCTCCACCTATGACGGGCTGGCGCTGGCCTGGGCCGTGGTCGAAGCGGTGCACGAGACGAACCGGGCTCGCTGCCTGTTCGCCACGCATTACCACGAACTGAGCCGGCTGGCCGAAACCTGCGACAGCCTTTCACTGCACCACGTCCGTGCGCGCGAATGGAAGGGCGAGCTGGTGCTGCTGCACGAGCTGGCGGAAGGGCCGGCGGACCGGTCCTACGGCCTGGCCGTGGCCAAGCTGGCTGGTGTGCCGCAGCCCGTGGTCAAGCGCGCGAAGTCTGTCCTCGACAAGCTTGAAAAAGGCCGCGCCGAGACCGGCGGGCTTGCCGCCGGGCTTGGCGAATTGCCGCTTTTCGCCGCTGCCGCCGAGGCGGAGGAGGAAGAGTGCGACCTGCTGCGCGAGAAGCTCAGCGCCACCGATGTGGACGCGCTTTCCCCGCGCGAGGCGCTGGAGCTGCTGTATGAGCTGAAGCGCGAAGCGGGAACGGGCTGA
- a CDS encoding YidH family protein: MAENPDPASDTDKSTKWAEDRTDWAEDRTIMALERTFAGWMRTAFAAIAIGIGFRALFGEFEPPWLAKAIATMFITLAIVFALGAERRACRAFTRLSSHAVDSPKLPNIKLIAYAISAGAALLIVALWVLNDGQIAA; the protein is encoded by the coding sequence ATGGCAGAAAATCCCGACCCCGCGTCCGACACCGACAAGAGCACGAAATGGGCGGAGGACCGGACCGATTGGGCCGAGGACCGCACCATCATGGCGCTGGAGCGAACCTTTGCCGGCTGGATGCGCACCGCCTTCGCGGCCATCGCCATCGGCATCGGCTTTCGCGCCCTATTTGGCGAGTTCGAGCCACCATGGCTGGCCAAGGCCATCGCGACGATGTTCATCACGCTGGCGATCGTTTTTGCGCTGGGCGCAGAGCGGCGGGCCTGCCGGGCCTTCACCCGGCTTTCCAGCCACGCAGTGGACTCGCCCAAGCTGCCCAATATCAAGCTGATCGCTTATGCGATCTCCGCCGGGGCGGCCCTGCTGATCGTGGCGCTATGGGTGCTGAATGACGGACAGATTGCCGCCTGA
- a CDS encoding cob(I)yrinic acid a,c-diamide adenosyltransferase, with product MVKLNKIYTRTGDDGTSGLVDGSRVAKFCPRMDAIGVVDEANAALGLALLAAQDHAEALTRIQNDLFDLGADLATPGDDFAPSEMVLRIVQSQVDWLEQAIDALNENLEPLTSFILPGGSEGAGRLHIARGTVRRAERAMAELAASEPVNPAALAYINRLSDYLFVLSRAVNAAQGGDPLWVPGANR from the coding sequence ATGGTAAAACTCAACAAGATTTACACCCGCACCGGCGATGACGGCACCAGTGGCCTCGTCGATGGCAGCCGGGTGGCGAAATTCTGCCCGCGCATGGACGCGATCGGCGTGGTGGACGAGGCGAATGCCGCGCTCGGCCTCGCCCTGCTCGCCGCGCAGGATCATGCCGAGGCCCTAACCCGCATCCAGAACGATCTGTTCGACCTGGGCGCGGACCTTGCGACCCCGGGAGACGACTTTGCGCCGTCCGAAATGGTGCTGCGCATCGTGCAGTCGCAGGTGGACTGGCTGGAGCAGGCGATCGATGCGCTCAACGAAAATCTCGAGCCGCTGACCAGCTTCATCCTGCCGGGCGGCAGCGAGGGCGCGGGGCGCCTGCATATCGCACGCGGCACGGTCCGGCGGGCCGAACGGGCGATGGCGGAGCTTGCTGCGTCGGAGCCGGTCAATCCGGCTGCCCTTGCCTATATCAACCGGCTTTCGGATTACCTCTTCGTTCTCTCCCGCGCCGTAAATGCTGCGCAGGGCGGCGATCCGCTCTGGGTACCGGGCGCAAACCGCTAA
- a CDS encoding HIG1 domain-containing protein, producing MQTVLIIVLVFLMVMVVVALVRGIVAFLQSTKMDLEEGDERMHANQTKQNQAMFARIKYQALAIVVVAIILAMAS from the coding sequence ATGCAGACAGTCCTCATCATCGTCCTCGTCTTCCTCATGGTCATGGTCGTCGTCGCGCTCGTGCGCGGCATCGTCGCGTTCCTGCAGTCCACCAAGATGGACCTGGAGGAAGGGGACGAGCGCATGCATGCCAACCAGACGAAGCAGAACCAGGCGATGTTCGCGCGCATCAAGTACCAGGCACTGGCCATCGTGGTTGTGGCGATCATCCTCGCCATGGCCAGCTGA
- the gluQRS gene encoding tRNA glutamyl-Q(34) synthetase GluQRS, with protein sequence MTITRFAPSPNGPLHLGHAYSAIVAHDLVAARAGRFLLRIEDIDGGRSRSELPEQFRADLAWLGLEWEEVAAQSTRIEAYEAAAETLRGEGLLYPCSCTRADIAAAATQTDPMGAPLYPGTCRTRGPVGEGPFAWRLDVDEAVSRTGALTWSDELAGEQEAQPGLLGDVVLVRKDAATPASYHLAATLDDAADGVTLVTRGSDLFAATHVHRLLQELLSLPVPRWHHHALLVEPDGQKLAKRRGSGAAGFGLSERRLAGEDGPALAADIRAGRFPSGISLSPSLS encoded by the coding sequence GTGACGATCACCCGCTTCGCCCCCAGCCCCAACGGCCCGCTGCACCTCGGCCATGCTTACAGCGCCATCGTGGCACATGACCTGGTGGCGGCGCGGGCCGGCCGCTTCCTGTTGCGGATCGAGGATATCGACGGCGGCCGTTCGCGGTCCGAACTGCCTGAGCAATTCCGCGCCGACCTGGCGTGGCTGGGGCTGGAATGGGAAGAGGTCGCAGCGCAGTCCACACGTATCGAAGCTTACGAGGCGGCGGCGGAGACGCTGCGCGGGGAAGGCTTGCTGTATCCCTGTTCCTGCACCCGCGCCGACATTGCCGCCGCCGCGACGCAGACCGATCCCATGGGCGCGCCGCTTTATCCCGGAACCTGCCGGACGCGCGGCCCTGTCGGCGAGGGGCCGTTCGCATGGCGGCTGGATGTCGATGAAGCCGTCAGCCGGACCGGCGCGCTGACCTGGTCGGACGAGCTGGCCGGAGAGCAGGAGGCGCAGCCAGGGCTGCTCGGCGATGTCGTGCTGGTCCGCAAGGATGCCGCTACGCCGGCCAGCTACCATCTTGCCGCCACGCTGGACGATGCGGCGGATGGGGTGACGCTGGTGACGCGCGGATCGGACCTATTTGCCGCCACCCATGTGCACCGCTTGCTGCAGGAACTGCTCAGCCTGCCCGTGCCGCGCTGGCATCACCACGCGCTGCTGGTGGAGCCGGACGGACAGAAACTGGCGAAGCGGCGCGGCTCTGGCGCAGCGGGTTTCGGGCTGTCCGAAAGGCGGCTGGCGGGGGAGGATGGCCCCGCACTGGCGGCCGATATCAGGGCGGGCCGCTTCCCCTCTGGAATAAGCCTCTCACCCTCCCTATCTTGA
- a CDS encoding HNH endonuclease, whose product MFKADLIERAANFRSMAEDPERTLESCPALVLNADYTPLSYYPLSLWPWQTAIKAVFLERVDIIASYDRAVHSQSLDMKVPSVIALRQYVKPSEFPAFTRFNLFLRDRFSCQFCGSQQHLTFDHVVPRRLGGKTTWENIATACAPCNMKKGGRTPQQAGMQLYTRPIRPTHWQLQQQGRGFPPNFLHETWRDWLYWDIELEA is encoded by the coding sequence GTGTTCAAGGCCGATCTGATCGAAAGGGCCGCAAACTTCCGCTCCATGGCGGAGGATCCCGAACGCACGCTGGAAAGCTGCCCGGCGCTGGTCCTGAACGCCGATTACACCCCGCTATCCTATTACCCGCTCTCGCTCTGGCCTTGGCAGACCGCGATCAAGGCGGTGTTCCTGGAGCGGGTGGACATCATCGCCAGTTACGACCGGGCGGTGCATTCGCAGAGCCTCGACATGAAAGTGCCCAGCGTCATCGCGCTGCGGCAATATGTGAAGCCGAGTGAATTTCCCGCCTTCACGCGCTTCAACCTGTTCCTGCGTGACCGCTTCTCCTGCCAGTTCTGCGGCAGCCAGCAGCATTTGACCTTCGACCATGTCGTGCCCCGAAGACTGGGCGGCAAGACGACGTGGGAGAATATCGCCACCGCTTGCGCACCCTGCAACATGAAGAAAGGCGGGCGCACGCCGCAGCAAGCCGGCATGCAGCTCTACACAAGGCCCATCCGCCCGACGCACTGGCAGCTGCAACAGCAGGGCCGCGGCTTCCCGCCGAACTTCCTGCACGAAACCTGGCGCGACTGGCTTTACTGGGACATCGAGCTGGAGGCCTAA
- the kynU gene encoding kynureninase yields the protein MLQSARELDAGDAIAGYRGQFDLPPGVIYLDGNSLGALPLRTAAHLGEVVRKQWGEGLIRSWNTADWVNLPQRVGGKIAPLIGAQPHEVIACDSTSVNLFKLIAAALQMRPGRKVVLSEPGNFPTDLYMIAGLEAQGLAERRLAERARLVDALDDDVALLMLTHVHYKTGEMFDMAALTKAAHEAGALVLWDLSHSTGAVPVQLNAAGADFAVGCGYKYLNGGPGAPAFAYAAERHHDTMGQPLTGWFGHAAPFAFEDDYRPAPGMERMLAGTPPVLGLSALEQGVELVAEIGMDRLVEKSRGLSEFLRRAIAHFAPDLPCISPADPAQRGSQLSFRHENAYALSQALIARGIIGDFRDPDILRLGLAPAYIRYEDCYRAAEALGEILQTGEWERDEFMQRAAVT from the coding sequence CTGCTGCAATCCGCGCGCGAGCTTGATGCGGGCGATGCCATTGCGGGCTATCGCGGGCAGTTCGACCTGCCGCCGGGTGTCATTTACCTCGATGGCAATTCACTTGGCGCCCTGCCGCTGCGCACGGCGGCGCATCTGGGCGAGGTGGTCCGCAAGCAATGGGGCGAGGGGCTGATCCGCAGCTGGAACACGGCGGACTGGGTGAATTTGCCGCAGCGCGTGGGCGGCAAGATCGCCCCGCTGATCGGCGCGCAACCGCACGAGGTCATCGCCTGCGATTCCACCAGCGTGAACCTATTCAAGCTGATAGCCGCGGCGCTGCAGATGCGTCCCGGCCGGAAGGTGGTGCTGAGCGAGCCGGGCAATTTTCCGACCGACCTCTACATGATCGCCGGGCTGGAAGCGCAGGGGCTGGCAGAGCGGCGCCTGGCGGAGCGTGCACGGCTGGTCGATGCGCTGGACGATGATGTCGCCCTGCTGATGCTCACCCATGTGCATTACAAGACCGGCGAGATGTTCGACATGGCCGCGCTGACGAAGGCGGCGCATGAAGCGGGCGCGCTGGTGCTGTGGGACCTTTCCCATTCGACCGGCGCTGTGCCGGTGCAGCTGAATGCGGCGGGTGCCGATTTCGCGGTCGGCTGCGGCTACAAATACCTCAACGGCGGCCCCGGCGCGCCAGCATTCGCCTATGCGGCCGAGCGCCATCACGACACGATGGGCCAGCCGCTGACCGGCTGGTTCGGCCATGCCGCACCCTTTGCCTTCGAGGACGATTACCGCCCTGCGCCCGGGATGGAGCGGATGCTGGCGGGCACGCCGCCCGTATTGGGTCTGTCCGCGCTGGAGCAGGGCGTGGAACTGGTGGCAGAGATCGGCATGGACCGTCTGGTCGAAAAATCGCGCGGGCTTTCAGAGTTCCTGCGCCGCGCCATCGCCCATTTCGCCCCGGACCTGCCCTGCATCAGCCCAGCCGACCCGGCGCAGCGCGGCAGCCAGCTCAGTTTCCGCCACGAGAACGCCTATGCCCTCAGCCAGGCCCTGATCGCGCGCGGCATCATCGGCGATTTCCGCGATCCGGACATCCTGCGCCTCGGCCTCGCGCCTGCCTACATCCGCTACGAAGATTGCTACCGCGCCGCGGAAGCGCTGGGCGAAATCCTGCAGACCGGCGAGTGGGAGCGTGACGAGTTCATGCAAAGGGCGGCGGTGACTTAA
- a CDS encoding tryptophan 2,3-dioxygenase, with amino-acid sequence MANGDVTYSSYLDLDRVLSAQHPASDAHDEFLFIIVHQASELWLKLCLHELSAARDLIIADELSPAFKMLARVARAQNQLISSWDVLSTMTPHDYSLIRPHLGGSSGFQSAQYRLMEFMLGGRNPDMVTMHEATPDVAAKLRAELERPSLYGEVLRLMRRRGFSIPDGLVKGDLAGPHEAIPEVTQAWAQVYRQPDEYWDLYELAEKLVDLEYHFQRWRFGHLKTVERIIGFKRGTGGTAGVPYLESVLKLGFFPELLAVRTEI; translated from the coding sequence ATGGCGAATGGCGACGTTACCTATTCAAGCTACTTGGACCTCGACCGGGTCCTGTCTGCGCAGCATCCGGCATCGGACGCGCATGACGAATTTCTCTTCATCATCGTCCACCAGGCCAGCGAGCTGTGGCTTAAGCTGTGCCTGCACGAGCTTTCCGCCGCGCGCGATCTGATCATCGCGGATGAGCTGAGCCCGGCCTTCAAGATGCTGGCGCGCGTGGCGCGGGCTCAGAACCAGCTGATTTCCAGCTGGGACGTGCTCAGCACGATGACCCCGCACGATTATTCGCTGATCCGTCCGCACCTTGGCGGCTCCAGCGGCTTCCAGTCCGCGCAATACCGGCTGATGGAATTCATGCTGGGCGGCCGCAACCCGGACATGGTGACGATGCACGAGGCAACGCCCGACGTGGCGGCAAAGCTGCGCGCCGAGCTGGAGCGGCCGAGCCTTTACGGCGAAGTCCTGCGCCTGATGCGGCGGCGCGGTTTCAGCATCCCGGACGGGCTGGTGAAGGGCGATCTTGCCGGCCCGCACGAGGCGATCCCGGAAGTGACGCAGGCCTGGGCGCAGGTCTATCGCCAGCCGGATGAATACTGGGACCTTTACGAGCTGGCCGAAAAGCTGGTGGACCTGGAATACCATTTCCAGCGCTGGCGCTTCGGGCACCTAAAGACGGTGGAGCGGATTATCGGCTTCAAGCGCGGTACGGGCGGCACGGCGGGCGTGCCCTACCTCGAAAGCGTGCTAAAGCTGGGCTTCTTCCCCGAATTGCTGGCGGTGAGGACGGAGATTTGA
- a CDS encoding DUF4112 domain-containing protein: MEDPQKPRPARPRPMQAGPAMEGRDGFDLPLGNDPQSIRRRIEAMEKVLERSFVIPGINRPVGLDAIAGLIPVVGDFITAAMGAYIVWEARNLGLPKWKLLRMAGNIAVDSAVGAVPLAGDLFDFLYRSNSKNLRIVKAHLDKHHPATQVIEQ, encoded by the coding sequence ATGGAAGACCCGCAAAAGCCCCGCCCCGCCCGGCCCCGCCCGATGCAGGCCGGACCCGCCATGGAAGGCAGAGACGGCTTCGACCTGCCGCTGGGCAATGATCCGCAAAGCATCCGCCGCCGGATAGAGGCGATGGAAAAGGTGCTGGAACGCAGCTTCGTCATCCCCGGTATCAACCGGCCCGTGGGCTTGGACGCGATCGCGGGCCTCATCCCGGTGGTGGGCGATTTCATCACCGCGGCCATGGGCGCCTATATCGTGTGGGAAGCGCGCAATCTGGGCCTGCCGAAATGGAAGCTTCTGCGCATGGCCGGCAATATCGCCGTGGACAGCGCAGTGGGCGCGGTCCCGCTTGCAGGCGACCTGTTCGACTTCCTCTATCGCTCCAACAGCAAGAACCTGCGGATCGTGAAGGCGCATCTCGACAAGCATCACCCCGCCACGCAGGTGATCGAGCAATAG
- a CDS encoding ABC transporter substrate-binding protein: MRGIARSFLAGLTLLVAACSGSDDGIVRVVLAGEGQDLTNSGLRLAPGAQLARAATASGLVTFDAGGEVIPGLADSWIVTDDGRSYIFRLRNARWPDGTAIDGRTAAASLRRAISGLEGTSLALDLAPVAEVRAMAGRVVELRLSAPMPNLLQVLAQPELALRTNRQGLGPMMMEDGGEGTVDLAMRSPSSRGLPEDEDWAQDFRPVALSSASAEDAIAGFFDGQSDLVTGGRLDFWPLADPGPLSRGALRIDPAIGLFGLQVVRTNGVLSTPEGRDALSLALDRDALIEPFGIAGWSPTARIVPPALYGDANVPERWTQFSLEERRSEAGRRIASLVSQLGEDAARVTIYLPAGPGNDRLFAELDAQWRPLGLDLVREERRASAEIVLVDRTARFAGPRWYLNQFHCDLDRGVCSPEADDMIAAAVRGRSELPMAQIMEQAEAQMLQEAIYIPIGAPIRWSLVRGGLDAFVPNAWAFHPLPPLAQIPN, from the coding sequence ATGCGCGGAATCGCCCGATCCTTCCTTGCCGGACTGACCCTGCTGGTCGCAGCCTGCTCAGGCAGCGATGACGGAATTGTGCGCGTCGTCCTGGCGGGCGAGGGGCAGGACCTGACCAATTCCGGCCTGCGGCTGGCACCGGGCGCGCAACTGGCCCGGGCCGCCACGGCAAGTGGCCTGGTCACCTTCGATGCCGGCGGCGAGGTTATCCCCGGACTGGCGGACAGCTGGATCGTCACCGACGATGGGCGGTCCTACATCTTCCGTCTTCGCAATGCCCGCTGGCCCGACGGCACGGCCATTGACGGGCGCACGGCCGCCGCTTCGCTCAGACGCGCGATTTCGGGGCTGGAAGGCACGTCGCTCGCCCTGGACCTGGCGCCGGTGGCGGAAGTTCGTGCCATGGCAGGCCGCGTGGTCGAACTGCGGCTCTCCGCGCCCATGCCCAACCTCCTCCAGGTCCTCGCCCAGCCGGAACTCGCCCTGCGCACCAATCGGCAGGGCCTTGGCCCGATGATGATGGAGGACGGCGGCGAGGGGACGGTCGACCTCGCCATGCGTTCGCCCTCCAGCCGCGGCTTGCCGGAAGACGAGGACTGGGCGCAGGATTTTCGCCCTGTCGCGCTTTCCTCCGCTTCCGCCGAGGATGCCATTGCCGGTTTCTTCGACGGACAGAGCGACCTTGTCACCGGCGGGCGGCTGGATTTCTGGCCGCTGGCCGATCCCGGTCCGCTTTCGCGCGGTGCCCTGCGTATCGATCCCGCCATCGGGCTCTTCGGCCTGCAGGTGGTTCGCACGAACGGCGTGCTCTCGACGCCGGAAGGCCGTGACGCCCTGTCGCTGGCGCTGGACCGCGATGCGCTGATCGAACCCTTCGGCATCGCCGGCTGGAGCCCGACCGCACGCATCGTGCCCCCGGCGCTCTATGGCGATGCCAATGTGCCGGAACGCTGGACGCAATTCTCGCTGGAGGAACGCCGTTCGGAAGCCGGGCGGCGCATCGCATCGCTGGTGTCGCAGCTGGGCGAAGACGCGGCGCGCGTCACCATTTACCTCCCCGCAGGGCCGGGAAACGATCGCCTGTTCGCGGAACTCGATGCCCAGTGGCGGCCGCTGGGCCTGGACCTCGTGCGCGAGGAACGCCGTGCCAGTGCGGAGATCGTACTGGTGGACCGGACGGCGCGCTTCGCCGGGCCCCGCTGGTATCTGAACCAGTTTCATTGCGACCTCGATCGCGGTGTCTGCTCACCCGAGGCGGACGACATGATCGCAGCTGCGGTCAGGGGCCGGTCCGAACTGCCGATGGCGCAGATCATGGAGCAGGCGGAGGCGCAAATGCTGCAGGAAGCGATCTACATCCCCATCGGCGCGCCGATCCGCTGGTCCTTGGTGCGCGGCGGGCTGGATGCCTTCGTGCCCAATGCCTGGGCATTCCATCCCTTGCCCCCCCTGGCGCAAATCCCCAATTAA
- a CDS encoding PilZ domain-containing protein, producing the protein MSNVDTRQVKRDSLFLLAEVRVDGGDQVFRVKVRNLSAGGMMAETADARVLRGTPVTVVLRNIGEVEGSIAWIQGERFGIAFAEEIDPQLARATMEANTGNSDTPRFVRPVGVAKDDSRIRKI; encoded by the coding sequence ATGAGCAACGTCGATACACGGCAGGTCAAGCGCGACAGCCTCTTCCTATTGGCAGAAGTGCGCGTGGATGGCGGGGACCAGGTCTTCCGCGTGAAGGTCCGCAACCTTTCTGCTGGCGGGATGATGGCCGAAACGGCCGATGCACGTGTCCTGCGCGGCACGCCTGTTACCGTGGTCCTGCGCAATATCGGCGAAGTCGAAGGCTCCATCGCCTGGATCCAGGGCGAACGGTTCGGCATCGCCTTTGCCGAGGAAATCGATCCGCAACTCGCACGCGCGACCATGGAAGCGAACACCGGCAATTCCGACACGCCGCGCTTTGTACGCCCGGTTGGCGTGGCAAAGGACGATTCGCGTATCCGCAAGATCTGA
- the dksA gene encoding RNA polymerase-binding protein DksA: protein MASVLGDDIDILAKAKRALAADYTPSEDEEYMSDKQLNYFRVVLLEWKKSILTAAENTLQNLQDGPIREADLNDRASSETDWGIELRTRDRQRKLIGKIDSALRRIDADEYGWCDKTGEPIGINRLIARPIATMTVEAQSAHERREKISRDD from the coding sequence ATGGCCTCTGTGCTGGGCGACGATATCGATATTCTTGCAAAGGCGAAGCGTGCGCTCGCCGCCGATTACACGCCCTCGGAAGACGAGGAGTACATGTCGGACAAGCAGCTGAACTATTTCCGCGTCGTGCTCCTGGAATGGAAGAAGTCCATCCTGACCGCAGCCGAAAACACGCTTCAGAACCTGCAGGACGGTCCGATCCGCGAAGCCGATTTGAATGACCGGGCCTCCAGCGAAACCGATTGGGGGATCGAACTTCGCACCCGCGATCGCCAGCGCAAGCTGATCGGTAAGATCGATTCCGCCCTGCGCCGCATCGACGCAGACGAATACGGCTGGTGCGACAAGACGGGCGAGCCCATCGGCATCAATCGCCTGATTGCCCGGCCCATCGCCACCATGACGGTGGAAGCCCAGTCCGCACATGAACGCCGCGAGAAGATCTCCCGCGACGACTGA